A genome region from Nocardia sp. NBC_01730 includes the following:
- a CDS encoding beta strand repeat-containing protein, translating to MPTITSLSPTSGPANTSVTITGTGFDPVVTSVKFGNVATSFTVDSPTQITAIAPAYLVGTVLVTVTTSNGGTSNGVPFNYVAVPALNSLSPNQGSTLGGTTVTLTGSGLTGATAVNFGGTPATSFTVNSDTQITAVSPAGNGIVPVTVTGPGGTSGAVPFIYVVIPTITSISPTAGPASGGNTVTITGTGFTGPLTVRFGTTATIFTIISATQITAIAPPGTGTVQVTVTGSGGTSNGLAYTYAAVPSLTSVTPSSGPAAGGTTVILTGTALSTAAAVNFGGTPATSFTVNSDTQITAVAPAGTGTVQVTVTTASGISNGVTYTYVSVPTLTTLVPNSGSGAGGTTVVLTGTGLTGATAVTFGGTPATSFTVNSATQITAVAPAGSGTVQVTVTTAGGTSNGVAYAYIPVPTLTTVVPNVGPVSGGTTVVLAGTGLTGATAVTFGGTPATSFTVNSATQITAVAPAGTGTVQITATTVGGTSNGVAYTYVAVPTLTAAVPNVGPVSGGTTVVLAGTGLTGAAAVAFGGTPATSFTVDSATQITAVAPAGTGTVQVTVTSAGGTSNGVAYTYVAVPTLTTVLPNVGLEAGGTTVIVTGTGLSTAAAITFGGTPATSFTVNSDTQITAVAPAGTGTVLLTVTTAGGVSNGLAYTYIPAPTLTTVVPNVGPAAGGTTVIVTGTGLTGATAVTFGGTPATSFTVNSATQITAVAPAGTGTVQLTVTTTGGTSNGLAYTYIPAPILTTVVPNLGLEAGGTTVVVTGTGLTGATAVTFGGTPATSFTVNSATQITAVAPAGTGTVQLTVTTAGGISNGLAYIYIPVPTLNTVIPNVGPVSGGTIVVLTGTGLSTASAVTFGGTPATSFTVDSATQITAVAPAGTGTVQLTVTTAGGTSNGIAYTYVAVPTLTTAVPNVGLQAGGTTVVVVGAGLTGATAVTFGGTPATSFTVDSATQITAVAPAGTGTVQVTVTTAGGTSNGVAYTYIPAPTLAIALPNVGLAAGGTTVVLTGTGLSTGASAVTFGGTPATSFTVDSATQITAVAPAGTGTVQVTVTTAGGTSNGVAYTYIPAPTLAIALPNVGLAAGGTTVVLTGTDLTGATAVTFGGTPATSFTVDSATQITAVAPAGTGTVQLTVTTGGGTSNGIVYTYIGVPTLTTVVPNVGPAAGGTTVVVIGTELTGATAVTFGGTPAASFTVDSATQITAVTAAGTGTVQLTVTTSGGTSNGIAYTYI from the coding sequence ATGCCTACCATCACTTCCCTCTCCCCAACCTCAGGGCCCGCCAATACCAGTGTCACGATAACCGGCACCGGGTTCGACCCTGTTGTCACGAGCGTGAAGTTCGGCAATGTGGCGACATCCTTCACGGTGGACTCGCCCACGCAGATCACGGCCATCGCCCCAGCCTATTTGGTCGGTACGGTGCTGGTCACCGTTACCACGTCGAATGGTGGCACCAGCAACGGGGTTCCCTTCAACTACGTCGCGGTTCCCGCGTTGAACAGCCTCAGCCCCAACCAAGGGTCCACGTTGGGCGGGACTACTGTCACGCTCACCGGGTCGGGCCTGACTGGAGCCACCGCGGTCAATTTCGGTGGCACACCGGCGACTTCGTTCACCGTCAACTCCGACACGCAGATCACGGCCGTATCCCCGGCCGGGAATGGGATCGTGCCGGTCACGGTCACCGGCCCCGGTGGCACCAGTGGTGCGGTCCCGTTTATCTATGTCGTGATACCTACTATCACTTCCATCTCGCCGACCGCGGGACCCGCCTCGGGCGGTAACACTGTCACGATAACCGGCACCGGGTTCACCGGCCCGCTGACCGTACGGTTCGGCACGACCGCGACCATTTTCACCATAATCTCCGCCACGCAGATCACTGCCATCGCCCCTCCTGGGACCGGAACCGTGCAGGTCACCGTCACCGGCTCGGGTGGAACCAGCAACGGCCTCGCCTACACCTATGCCGCGGTCCCCAGCCTGACCTCGGTCACTCCCAGTTCAGGGCCAGCGGCCGGCGGGACGACGGTCATCCTCACCGGGACCGCGCTGTCCACTGCCGCCGCGGTGAACTTCGGTGGCACACCTGCAACTTCGTTCACCGTCAACTCCGACACGCAGATCACCGCCGTCGCCCCGGCCGGAACCGGGACCGTGCAAGTTACTGTCACCACCGCGAGCGGAATCAGCAACGGCGTCACCTACACCTACGTCTCGGTTCCCACTCTGACCACGCTGGTTCCGAACTCGGGCTCAGGCGCGGGAGGGACAACGGTCGTCCTCACCGGGACGGGACTGACAGGAGCCACCGCGGTCACTTTCGGTGGCACACCGGCAACCTCGTTCACCGTCAACTCCGCTACCCAGATCACGGCCGTGGCCCCCGCTGGATCAGGCACCGTGCAAGTCACCGTCACCACCGCGGGCGGAACCAGCAACGGCGTCGCCTACGCCTATATTCCGGTTCCCACCCTGACCACGGTGGTTCCGAATGTGGGCCCGGTATCGGGCGGGACAACGGTGGTTCTCGCGGGCACGGGACTGACAGGAGCCACCGCGGTCACCTTCGGAGGCACACCGGCAACCTCGTTCACCGTCAACTCCGCCACCCAGATCACCGCCGTCGCACCGGCGGGGACCGGGACCGTGCAGATCACCGCAACCACCGTAGGTGGAACCAGTAACGGCGTCGCCTACACCTACGTCGCGGTTCCCACCCTGACGGCGGCGGTTCCGAATGTGGGCCCGGTATCGGGCGGGACAACGGTGGTTCTCGCGGGCACGGGACTGACGGGAGCCGCCGCAGTCGCATTCGGAGGCACACCGGCAACCTCGTTCACCGTCGACTCCGCCACCCAGATCACCGCGGTCGCCCCCGCCGGAACCGGGACCGTGCAAGTCACCGTGACCTCCGCCGGGGGAACCAGCAACGGCGTCGCCTACACCTACGTCGCCGTTCCCACCCTGACCACAGTGCTTCCGAATGTTGGCTTGGAAGCCGGCGGGACGACGGTCATCGTCACCGGGACGGGACTGTCCACTGCCGCCGCGATCACCTTCGGTGGCACACCGGCAACCTCGTTCACCGTCAACTCCGACACGCAGATCACCGCCGTCGCACCGGCCGGAACCGGGACCGTCCTCCTCACCGTCACCACGGCGGGCGGAGTCAGTAACGGCCTCGCCTACACGTATATTCCGGCACCGACCCTGACCACAGTGGTTCCGAATGTGGGCCCGGCCGCCGGCGGGACAACGGTCATCGTCACCGGCACCGGACTGACAGGAGCCACCGCAGTCACCTTCGGTGGCACACCGGCAACCTCATTCACCGTCAACTCCGCCACCCAGATCACCGCCGTCGCACCGGCAGGGACCGGGACCGTGCAACTCACCGTCACCACCACAGGAGGAACCAGCAACGGCCTCGCCTACACCTATATTCCGGCACCCATACTGACCACAGTGGTTCCGAATCTGGGCTTGGAAGCCGGCGGCACAACGGTCGTCGTCACCGGCACGGGACTGACAGGAGCCACCGCAGTCACCTTCGGTGGCACACCGGCAACCTCATTCACCGTCAACTCCGCCACCCAGATCACCGCCGTCGCACCGGCAGGGACCGGGACCGTGCAACTCACCGTCACCACCGCAGGAGGAATCAGCAACGGCCTCGCCTACATCTATATTCCGGTACCCACCCTGAACACGGTGATTCCGAATGTGGGCCCGGTATCGGGCGGGACGATAGTTGTCCTCACCGGGACGGGGCTGTCCACTGCCTCCGCGGTCACCTTCGGTGGCACACCGGCAACCTCGTTCACCGTCGACTCCGCCACCCAGATCACCGCCGTCGCACCGGCGGGGACCGGGACCGTGCAACTCACTGTCACCACCGCAGGAGGAACCAGCAACGGCATCGCCTACACCTACGTCGCGGTTCCCACCCTGACAACGGCGGTTCCGAATGTGGGTTTGCAAGCCGGTGGGACAACTGTCGTCGTCGTCGGGGCCGGACTGACGGGCGCAACCGCGGTCACCTTCGGAGGCACACCGGCAACCTCGTTCACCGTCGACTCCGCAACCCAGATCACCGCTGTCGCCCCCGCCGGGACCGGGACCGTGCAAGTCACCGTTACCACCGCAGGAGGAACCAGCAACGGCGTCGCCTACACCTACATTCCGGCACCCACCCTGGCCATTGCGCTTCCGAATGTGGGCTTGGCCGCCGGCGGGACGACCGTCGTCCTCACAGGGACGGGGCTCTCCACAGGAGCCTCCGCGGTCACCTTCGGTGGCACACCGGCAACCTCGTTCACCGTCGACTCCGCAACCCAGATCACCGCCGTCGCCCCCGCCGGGACCGGGACCGTGCAAGTCACCGTTACCACCGCAGGAGGAACCAGCAACGGCGTCGCCTACACCTACATTCCGGCACCCACCCTGGCCATTGCGCTTCCGAATGTGGGCTTGGCCGCCGGCGGCACAACTGTCGTCCTCACCGGGACGGACCTGACGGGAGCAACCGCGGTCACCTTCGGTGGCACACCGGCAACCTCGTTCACCGTCGACTCCGCAACCCAGATCACCGCCGTCGCCCCCGCCGGGACGGGAACCGTGCAACTCACCGTCACCACAGGGGGTGGAACCAGCAACGGCATCGTCTACACCTACATTGGGGTACCCACCCTGACCACGGTGGTTCCAAATGTAGGCCCGGCCGCCGGCGGGACAACGGTCGTCGTCATCGGGACAGAGCTGACGGGAGCCACAGCCGTCACGTTCGGTGGCACACCGGCGGCCTCGTTCACCGTCGACTCCGCAACCCAGATCACGGCCGTCACCGCTGCGGGGACAGGAACCGTGCAACTCACCGTCACAACCTCCGGAGGAACCAGTAACGGCATCGCCTATACCTATATCTGA
- a CDS encoding IPT/TIG domain-containing protein, with protein MPTITSLSPTSGPTSGFNGVVITGTDFTGPTTVRFGTTATTFTIDSSTQITAIAPPGTGTVQVTVTTAAGTSNGVSYTYVSVPAVPTVASITPSSGPVSGGTLVTLTGTGFTGATAMSFGATPATSYFVLSDNLIVALAPAGTGTVLVTVTTAAGTSAGVPFTYVPVPTLTSISPNSGPVTGGTTVVLTGTGFTSATAVFFGFLPATSFTVNSNTQITAVTPVGLGTVPVTVSTVGGTSNAVSYTYVLPPILLSLIPNSGPSAGGTMVTLTGVGLSGATGVSFGATPAISFTVVSDTQITAVAPAGLGTVQVTVTTAAGSSNGLPFAYVSVPTVPTVASITPNSGPAIGGTLVILTGTGFTGASAVHFGTTPATFYFVLSDTLIITLAPAGTGTVPVTVTTAAGTSFGVSYTYI; from the coding sequence ATGCCTACTATCACTTCGCTCTCGCCGACATCGGGGCCCACCTCGGGGTTCAACGGTGTGGTCATCACCGGCACCGACTTCACCGGTCCCACGACCGTGCGGTTCGGTACGACCGCGACCACTTTCACCATTGATTCCAGTACGCAGATCACCGCGATCGCTCCGCCGGGGACGGGTACGGTGCAGGTCACAGTCACCACTGCGGCCGGTACGAGTAACGGCGTTTCGTACACCTACGTATCGGTTCCCGCCGTTCCCACGGTGGCTTCGATCACTCCGAGTTCGGGGCCGGTGAGCGGCGGGACTTTGGTCACCTTGACCGGCACCGGGTTCACAGGTGCTACTGCGATGAGTTTCGGCGCTACTCCGGCGACGTCCTATTTCGTGTTGTCGGACAACCTGATTGTCGCGTTGGCTCCTGCGGGGACGGGTACGGTGCTGGTCACGGTCACCACTGCGGCTGGTACGAGTGCCGGGGTTCCGTTCACGTATGTTCCGGTTCCTACGCTGACTTCGATCAGTCCGAATTCGGGGCCGGTGACCGGCGGGACTACGGTCGTCTTGACCGGCACCGGGTTCACGAGTGCTACTGCGGTGTTCTTCGGCTTTCTTCCGGCGACTTCGTTCACGGTGAATTCGAATACGCAGATCACCGCCGTCACTCCAGTGGGCCTCGGCACGGTGCCGGTCACGGTCAGCACTGTGGGCGGTACGAGTAACGCTGTTTCCTACACCTATGTGCTGCCACCGATCCTGCTTTCGTTGATTCCGAATTCGGGTCCTTCCGCCGGGGGGACTATGGTCACGCTGACCGGTGTGGGTCTGTCCGGTGCCACGGGTGTGAGTTTTGGTGCTACGCCCGCGATTTCCTTCACGGTCGTGTCGGATACGCAGATAACGGCGGTTGCTCCTGCGGGGCTCGGTACGGTGCAGGTGACGGTCACCACGGCGGCGGGTTCGAGTAACGGGCTGCCGTTCGCCTACGTGTCGGTTCCCACGGTTCCCACCGTGGCTTCGATCACTCCGAATTCGGGGCCGGCGATCGGGGGAACTTTGGTGATTTTGACCGGCACCGGGTTCACGGGTGCTTCCGCGGTACATTTCGGTACTACGCCGGCGACGTTCTATTTCGTGTTGTCGGACACGCTGATTATTACGTTGGCTCCTGCCGGGACAGGTACGGTGCCGGTCACGGTCACCACTGCGGCCGGAACGAGTTTCGGCGTTTCCTACACCTACATCTGA
- a CDS encoding response regulator transcription factor has protein sequence MRIVIVSPIRLYREGLASVLSALRDIGEIATCEHPVDGLHLARQVVPHILLLDMSAVNSSASARLYAREFPNTKIVALALPETEQRVVACAEAGVVGYVPREGSIDDLIATIRHAAQGKMLCSPVIAAGLMRRVATLANENSLRRSRPLLTARESEVADHIALGLSNRAIAACLGIEVCTVKNHVHNILEKLGVTQRADVAEHLGHRIRSLPDDCLPSE, from the coding sequence TTGCGGATAGTCATCGTCTCGCCGATCCGGCTGTACCGCGAAGGGCTGGCATCGGTACTATCCGCGCTTCGCGACATCGGTGAGATCGCCACGTGTGAGCATCCCGTCGACGGACTCCACCTCGCTCGTCAAGTCGTCCCGCACATCCTCCTGCTGGACATGTCCGCGGTGAACAGTTCGGCGAGCGCACGGCTGTATGCCAGAGAATTCCCAAATACCAAGATCGTGGCTCTCGCGCTCCCGGAAACCGAGCAGCGTGTCGTCGCCTGCGCGGAAGCGGGGGTGGTCGGATACGTACCGCGCGAAGGATCCATCGACGATCTCATCGCGACGATACGGCATGCGGCACAAGGGAAAATGCTGTGCTCACCGGTGATCGCGGCCGGGCTGATGCGCCGAGTCGCCACGCTTGCCAATGAAAATAGCCTGCGTCGCTCACGCCCACTGCTCACCGCCCGCGAGTCGGAGGTCGCCGATCACATCGCGCTCGGCCTGAGTAACCGTGCGATCGCCGCATGCTTGGGAATCGAGGTATGCACGGTCAAGAATCATGTGCACAACATCCTGGAGAAGCTCGGCGTGACTCAACGCGCGGACGTGGCAGAGCATCTCGGGCACAGAATCCGATCCCTCCCGGACGATTGCCTTCCGTCCGAGTGA
- a CDS encoding ABC transporter ATP-binding protein yields MATIHYDSASCVYPGADTLAVDSLDLDIADGEFIVLVGPSGSGKSTALRMLAGLEEIDAGSIRIDDQDMVGVASKDRDIAMVFQNYALYPNKTVGENMGFALKMMKVPLAERKRRVAEAAELLGLTPYLDRKPAKLSGGQRQRVAMGRAIVREPRVFCMDEPLSNLDAKLRVQTRTQIAALQRRLGTTTVYVTHDQVEAMTMGDRVAVLRNGRLQQFSTPAELYDRPTNAFVAGFIGSPSMNLFRVPISSGGVDIANTTMKLPREKMTRLGEAGLDTVTIGIRPEQLELRRDGTGFAVTVELVEELGNESYIYARIPDAPITGLAGESFTFVARSATRAPAKISESLTLQVKDPASVHLFHPANGTRIAD; encoded by the coding sequence ATGGCCACAATCCATTACGACTCCGCGTCCTGCGTCTACCCTGGCGCGGACACGCTCGCGGTCGACTCGCTCGACCTCGATATCGCCGACGGCGAGTTCATCGTCCTGGTCGGGCCATCAGGCTCCGGCAAGTCCACCGCGCTGCGCATGCTCGCCGGTCTGGAGGAAATCGACGCCGGCTCCATCCGCATCGACGACCAGGACATGGTCGGCGTGGCGTCCAAGGACCGCGACATCGCCATGGTGTTCCAGAACTACGCGCTGTACCCCAACAAAACCGTCGGCGAGAATATGGGTTTCGCGCTGAAGATGATGAAAGTGCCGCTGGCCGAACGCAAGCGCCGCGTCGCCGAGGCGGCCGAACTGCTCGGCCTCACCCCCTATCTGGACCGCAAACCAGCGAAACTGTCAGGCGGACAACGGCAGCGGGTGGCGATGGGCCGCGCCATCGTGCGCGAGCCGCGGGTGTTCTGTATGGACGAGCCGCTGAGCAACCTCGACGCCAAACTGCGCGTGCAGACCCGCACCCAGATCGCCGCGCTACAACGGCGGCTCGGCACCACCACCGTCTACGTCACCCACGACCAAGTGGAAGCCATGACCATGGGCGATCGGGTGGCGGTGCTGCGCAACGGCCGGCTGCAGCAGTTCAGCACCCCCGCCGAACTCTACGATCGGCCTACGAATGCGTTCGTCGCCGGATTCATCGGATCACCGTCCATGAACCTGTTCCGGGTGCCCATCAGCTCCGGCGGCGTAGACATCGCCAACACCACGATGAAACTACCGCGCGAGAAGATGACCCGCCTCGGCGAGGCGGGATTGGACACGGTGACCATCGGTATCCGGCCCGAACAGCTCGAACTCCGCCGCGACGGCACAGGTTTCGCGGTCACCGTCGAACTCGTCGAGGAACTCGGCAACGAGTCATACATCTACGCGCGCATTCCGGATGCGCCGATCACCGGCCTCGCCGGCGAGTCGTTCACCTTCGTCGCCCGCTCGGCGACCCGTGCCCCGGCCAAGATCTCGGAATCACTCACGCTGCAGGTCAAAGATCCCGCCTCGGTTCACCTGTTCCATCCCGCCAACGGAACACGAATCGCGGACTGA
- a CDS encoding carbohydrate ABC transporter permease — MTTPTAPIDNPTAVQHVPIRRRRGRVEMLWGALAWVVGIGMFFPVLWMVLTAFKQEGDAYTDPPKIVFTPTLHQFSEVLHSGIGTTLLNSTFATVMSTVLVLALGIPAAFALSLRPVHNTRDALMFFIGTKMLPIVAAIVPLYVIVGDIGLLDNIWALVILYSAMNLPIAVWMMRSFFLEVPGELLEAASMDGASLWTAVREVILPLVSPGIAATALICLIFSWNEFFFAVNLTAVQAQTIPVFLVGFITGEGLYWARLSAAAVLAALPVVLAGWLAQNKLVRGLSFGAIK, encoded by the coding sequence ATGACCACCCCAACCGCTCCCATCGACAACCCCACTGCGGTACAGCATGTTCCGATCCGGCGCCGACGCGGTCGGGTCGAGATGCTGTGGGGTGCGCTTGCCTGGGTGGTCGGCATCGGAATGTTCTTCCCGGTGCTGTGGATGGTGCTGACGGCCTTCAAACAGGAGGGCGACGCCTACACCGATCCGCCGAAGATCGTCTTCACCCCGACTCTGCACCAGTTCTCGGAGGTGCTGCACAGCGGCATCGGCACCACTCTGCTGAACTCCACGTTCGCCACCGTGATGTCGACTGTTCTCGTTCTCGCCCTGGGTATTCCGGCTGCGTTCGCGCTGTCGTTGCGCCCGGTACACAACACCCGCGATGCGCTGATGTTCTTCATCGGCACCAAGATGCTGCCGATCGTGGCCGCGATCGTGCCGCTGTACGTGATCGTCGGCGACATCGGGCTGCTCGACAACATCTGGGCGCTGGTCATTCTCTATTCCGCCATGAATCTGCCGATCGCGGTGTGGATGATGCGATCGTTCTTCCTGGAAGTACCGGGCGAGCTACTCGAGGCCGCGAGCATGGACGGCGCGAGCCTGTGGACCGCGGTGCGCGAGGTGATCCTGCCGCTGGTCTCCCCCGGCATCGCCGCCACCGCGCTGATCTGCCTCATCTTCTCCTGGAACGAATTCTTCTTCGCGGTGAACCTGACCGCCGTACAGGCACAGACGATTCCGGTGTTCCTGGTCGGCTTCATCACCGGCGAGGGCCTGTACTGGGCCCGGCTGTCCGCGGCCGCCGTGCTCGCCGCCCTGCCCGTCGTCCTCGCCGGCTGGCTCGCGCAGAACAAGCTCGTGCGCGGCCTGTCCTTCGGCGCCATCAAATAA
- a CDS encoding carbohydrate ABC transporter permease produces MSETTTAPAASEHPTAETPPTIVARRDQLTRGEAWRRRGPLLPALIFMVVVTQVPFVFTLYYSTQSWNLIRPGSQHFTGIQNYVDVFRDSQFRQVTFNTVIMIVGTVIIAVILGLLLALLLDRTFLGRGIVRTLLITPFLVTPVAAALIWKTTMLDPVFGLVNFVLKPFGAGQIDWVSRYPLPAVMADLVWQWTPFMMLLILAGLQSMPRDIVEAARVDGANSLQVFRELTLPHLRRFIELGAVLGAIYLVNTFDAVYMMTSGGPGIASSNLPFYIYQRAFLGFDIGQAAAMGVVTVIATTIVATLALRLLFTSFTGKEAAA; encoded by the coding sequence ATGTCTGAAACCACCACAGCTCCCGCTGCTTCCGAGCATCCGACCGCTGAGACACCCCCGACGATCGTCGCGCGGCGAGACCAGCTCACGCGCGGCGAGGCCTGGCGCCGGCGCGGTCCGCTGCTGCCGGCACTGATCTTCATGGTTGTGGTCACCCAGGTGCCGTTCGTGTTCACGCTATACTACTCGACACAGTCGTGGAACCTGATCCGGCCGGGCTCGCAGCATTTCACCGGGATACAGAATTACGTGGATGTGTTCCGCGACAGCCAGTTCCGGCAGGTCACGTTCAACACAGTCATCATGATCGTCGGAACTGTCATCATCGCGGTGATCCTCGGGCTGCTGCTGGCACTGCTGCTCGATCGCACGTTCCTCGGCCGTGGCATCGTGCGCACCTTGCTGATCACGCCATTTCTGGTGACTCCCGTCGCGGCGGCGCTGATCTGGAAAACCACCATGCTGGATCCGGTGTTCGGACTGGTCAATTTCGTGCTGAAACCGTTCGGGGCCGGCCAGATCGACTGGGTGAGCAGGTATCCGCTGCCCGCGGTGATGGCGGATCTGGTGTGGCAGTGGACACCCTTCATGATGCTGCTGATCCTGGCCGGGCTGCAGTCGATGCCGCGCGACATCGTCGAGGCGGCCCGCGTCGACGGCGCGAACTCCCTGCAGGTCTTCCGCGAACTCACCTTGCCGCATCTGCGCCGGTTCATCGAACTGGGAGCCGTGCTGGGGGCGATCTATCTGGTCAACACCTTCGACGCGGTGTACATGATGACCTCGGGCGGGCCTGGCATCGCCAGCTCCAATCTGCCCTTCTATATCTATCAGCGCGCCTTCCTCGGTTTCGACATCGGCCAGGCCGCGGCGATGGGTGTCGTCACCGTGATCGCGACCACCATCGTCGCGACGCTCGCGCTGCGACTGCTGTTCACATCATTCACCGGCAAGGAGGCGGCGGCATGA
- a CDS encoding ABC transporter substrate-binding protein, with the protein MRKRAKAVATLAVAAVMGVGGCAGAGSFTSGSDTVTIAMVSNSQMQDAIALSGEFERENPGTKLRFVSLSENEARAKITASVATHGGEFDVVMISNYETPQWAKNGWLVDLSNYQRESPDYDEEDFIPSLQKSLSHHGDMYSVPFYGESSFLMYRKDLFEQAGITMPDNPTWDQVGKYAAQLDDPTHGRSGICLRGKPGWGESLAPLNTVINTFGGRWFDENWHAQLTSPEVVRAVDFYIGLVRAHGEPGSATSGFSECATQLSQGNTAMWYDATSAVSVLEDPASSKVVGKIGYAPAPVAQKPNSGWLYTWSLGIPTSSDKPDAAWKFISWMTGKPYIRTVGEKLGWSHVPPGSRMSTYRIPEYAEASEAYGPLTLSSMQGADPEHPTVQPVPYTGIQFLAIPEFQDLGTRVSQQISAAIAGRISVRDALDQAQQYADAVGRSYRGNQ; encoded by the coding sequence ATGAGAAAGCGTGCGAAAGCCGTGGCGACGCTGGCTGTTGCGGCCGTGATGGGGGTGGGCGGCTGTGCCGGCGCCGGATCGTTCACCTCCGGCAGCGACACCGTCACCATCGCGATGGTCTCGAACTCGCAGATGCAGGACGCCATCGCGCTGTCCGGCGAGTTCGAACGCGAAAACCCCGGCACGAAACTCAGATTCGTGTCGTTGTCGGAGAACGAGGCGCGCGCCAAGATCACCGCCTCGGTAGCTACCCACGGTGGCGAATTCGATGTGGTGATGATCAGCAACTATGAAACTCCACAGTGGGCGAAGAACGGCTGGCTCGTCGACCTGTCGAACTACCAGCGCGAGTCGCCCGACTACGACGAAGAGGATTTCATCCCGTCACTGCAGAAGTCCTTATCCCACCATGGCGACATGTATTCTGTGCCGTTCTACGGCGAATCCTCGTTCCTGATGTACCGCAAGGACCTGTTCGAACAGGCCGGAATCACCATGCCGGACAACCCGACCTGGGATCAGGTCGGGAAATACGCTGCCCAGCTCGATGATCCCACGCACGGCCGGTCCGGAATCTGCCTGCGCGGCAAGCCAGGCTGGGGCGAATCGCTGGCCCCCCTCAACACTGTCATCAACACCTTCGGTGGACGCTGGTTCGACGAGAACTGGCACGCCCAGCTCACAAGTCCAGAAGTGGTTCGTGCCGTCGATTTCTACATCGGCCTGGTGCGCGCCCACGGCGAACCCGGGTCAGCCACCAGCGGATTCAGCGAGTGCGCGACGCAACTCTCCCAGGGCAACACCGCCATGTGGTACGACGCGACGTCGGCAGTCTCGGTGCTGGAAGATCCCGCATCCAGCAAGGTGGTCGGCAAGATCGGGTACGCACCGGCGCCGGTCGCGCAGAAGCCGAATTCCGGCTGGCTGTACACCTGGTCGCTGGGGATTCCCACATCCAGCGATAAACCCGATGCGGCGTGGAAATTCATCTCCTGGATGACCGGCAAGCCTTACATCAGGACGGTCGGCGAGAAGCTCGGCTGGTCACATGTTCCACCAGGCAGCAGAATGTCGACCTATCGGATTCCCGAATACGCGGAGGCATCGGAGGCATACGGTCCGTTGACGCTGTCGTCGATGCAAGGGGCCGATCCGGAACATCCCACCGTGCAGCCGGTTCCCTACACCGGAATCCAATTCCTCGCCATACCGGAGTTCCAGGATCTCGGAACCAGAGTGAGCCAGCAGATCAGCGCCGCCATCGCCGGTCGGATCAGCGTCCGTGACGCACTCGACCAAGCCCAGCAATACGCCGACGCGGTCGGCAGGTCATATCGAGGGAACCAGTAG
- a CDS encoding sugar-binding transcriptional regulator, with protein sequence MATEPSRPGTPDEVRLALRAAQLYHLEGATQADIAAKLGVSRPTAGRLIARARAQGLVRIEINVPDDLRSAVHADIETELEAMFGLTEAVVLGEVPDRSAASLLPLGRAAVGVLNRRLQPDDTLGFTWGPDTIAVARELWTKSARCATVVQLDGSMTSGDYQTGVDYTLGRCATQLQATPVRLHAPLYADPATVTALEHDSMLGRAIALGRGADIMMFGVGPVSTATTLFEGSYLDTAILDELRGLGAVGEIGGRFFHADGRDVAGSLAARTVSVGLDAIRACRTALLISGGETKHEAVLGALRGGLATILVTDIECARWLLEQKESPAR encoded by the coding sequence GTGGCCACCGAACCGTCCCGGCCAGGAACACCGGATGAGGTCCGGCTCGCCTTGCGAGCCGCGCAGCTCTACCACCTCGAGGGCGCCACCCAGGCGGATATCGCAGCTAAATTGGGTGTTTCCCGCCCGACCGCCGGCCGGCTCATCGCCCGCGCCCGGGCGCAGGGGCTGGTGCGCATCGAGATCAATGTCCCGGACGATCTGCGCTCGGCTGTGCACGCGGATATCGAGACCGAACTCGAGGCGATGTTCGGGCTCACCGAGGCCGTCGTACTCGGCGAGGTACCCGACCGGTCCGCGGCGAGCCTGTTGCCGTTGGGGCGCGCGGCGGTCGGCGTCCTGAATCGCCGACTGCAGCCGGACGACACCCTCGGATTCACCTGGGGCCCGGATACAATCGCGGTCGCGCGTGAACTGTGGACGAAGTCGGCCCGCTGCGCGACCGTTGTCCAGCTCGACGGATCGATGACTTCAGGCGACTACCAGACCGGTGTGGACTACACGCTCGGCCGCTGCGCTACCCAGCTGCAGGCCACCCCTGTTCGGTTGCACGCCCCGCTCTACGCGGATCCGGCGACCGTGACCGCCTTGGAACACGACTCGATGCTCGGCCGCGCCATCGCACTGGGCCGCGGCGCCGACATCATGATGTTCGGCGTCGGACCGGTCTCCACCGCCACCACCCTGTTCGAAGGCAGCTACCTCGACACCGCGATCCTCGACGAACTGCGCGGACTGGGGGCGGTCGGTGAGATCGGCGGTCGATTCTTCCACGCCGACGGCCGCGACGTCGCAGGATCCCTTGCCGCACGCACAGTCTCGGTCGGACTCGATGCCATCCGGGCCTGCCGAACCGCGCTGCTGATTTCCGGCGGAGAGACCAAGCACGAAGCGGTCCTCGGCGCACTGCGGGGCGGACTGGCCACCATCCTCGTCACCGATATCGAGTGCGCGCGGTGGCTGCTGGAACAGAAGGAGAGCCCTGCTCGATGA